The nucleotide window GATTTTTGAGAGCTACAAATTCGTAGCTTTCAGAGTTTTGCCAAACAGAACATAAGTGAGCCATCATCCGAGTGGTTTAGTTCTTTGATATCCTGATTCTAGAGAAATTGTACAGATAAGTTATACTACTACTAGCACTTAACTTTCTCATTATCTAATGTGATCATTAGAATCCAATCAAAAGCATTACAGGCCActcgaaaaaaaaaacttttttttaatctgtggtcaAATGAAACATTGTCATCCAATGTTCCAAACCAGGAAGACACCAATTACACCTGATCGATGGTTGTCATACCAGTCATAGATGATTGCCATACTAGTCGTTCTCCCTTGGCTTCTTGATATTTACGTCGTGGCCTCAACGATGGCGTCCTCTTctgaaattcatttttttttatcTCGTAAGATCACTTTCAACCTCGAGCCTCCTCTTTATTTGTTGAGGCCGACCTTAAACCTGCTACCTCGTCCTCACACCTTGTTTATCACCACACACAAGGTAcaatatgcatatgttcgcaaaaaAAAGGTACAATATGCATATAACACGTCCCGTTTTCATTTTCACGTGGGTATGCTATCTTTCGATCGAGGCGTGACGACATTGCAATTTCGCCATCATTTGCTGCCCGTCGTTAGCCTGCTGGCTCTGAGTTCTGAGAGGAGACATGGAGAGGCAACCAGCCACGACGGGGTCGCACAGGAGCTGATCCCCCGGTTGCGGAAAGCAACGGCAGCGAGATTTCGTGCACGCGAGAAGCGACAGAAAACCGCGCTGGGAACCGACGAGGAGTGGAGCACGCGAGCCGCGTGACGATCCGCGGTCGCCACCTCTCGCTCCTCGGGCGGAAAGGCATCGATCCGTTTGGTCTGGGAGGCTCGTGTCGCCGAAAGCGTATCCGCATCATGCGCGTCAGTCGCAAGGAGCCGGTGTCGTCTGCTAGTGCAAGTCACCTTCAGGCGAAGCAGCCTCAGAGCAGAGGAAATTGGATTTTTTGGGTTACCTCCTGTGATGTCGCTGTACACTTCGGCAGATGTTATAACTGATTGTTCACAGCTATTGGCAGATGAagatttttcttttgtttttaattAAAAAACTGTTTCTATGCAAATCATCAGAGTACAGGGTCAGCACAACATGAGCGTCAGCATGTTCAGGAATCAGACCATATACTTAAAAACAGTGGAATCGGAGCAAGCATATGGAAGCAGCTGAACTAAGCAGagaaatgggaaggaccatccGCCGGCAGTCAGCGAATGGAAGCAGCTCTTTTTATACTCAGTGTTGTCATACGTACCAGTAATTCTCAACAACAGAATTCAACTCGACATGGATGCCCAAACTTTCTTACGTAGTAGGTAGTACCTGGGTCGCGCAGCAGTTTCTTATTCTGTTTCCTTTTTTATGGAAGGAAAGTTCAACTCCGGAAGCAGAAGCAAATAGAAAAATAACAGTGGGCACAGATATGAATTATGAATGCTCGTAGAATGACTTCTCCTGGAATTAAAATATCTTCTTTCCCAGTTCCATGTAACCTCAAGCATCGCATTTAACTTTTAAGAATGCTAGCTATATTTTCATGGATATCATCTTTTGCATTTTTGTCAAAGGGGTCATCTCCAATATAAAGATCTAAGAGAGACTGGCACAAGAGCTTGCTCTCAATGCTCCCCACTTCCTCGCCTTCAACTACACACGCAGAGAAAAAGTTAATTAATCATGAGCATTATTAAGAAGAAATTTACTTAATGAAATTCGTCCAGTTACAGTTGAAATGGATAAATAGGAAAAATAAACGAATGCATCAGTGTGCAGTGTGTAGACATGCCATTACAAAATCTTCTAACAATGAACATCAATGACCTTTGGAGCTGTAGGAGATCAGGTTTAATGTTCATACTTGCCATTTCTTTAGGAGAAACATATGCAATTGCTCTAAAATCAAATGAAAATGCAATGAAACAGATGCAAACCATGGATGCAGCAGGTGAGTGGGCAGCAACAAGGACAAGCAAGGCTCATCGATGACTGCTGATGCAATGCCAGGGAGCCATTGATGGAAGTGGCTTAGCTGAGGTGGTACCATGGCTGGGCAAGAGAGGTGGACGGGAAGGGCAGGAGGAGGGTGGTGCAGAAATATGCAGCGGTGGGGAGTGGTGCAGGCATAGCATATGGAAGCCGTGACGGCGGCAAAGGCACAAATGCACAATGGTGTGGTGGGGCATCAGTGGCAACAGGAGTTCTCATTTGTGTGAGAAAGTGTGCAGGATGGAGGAGGCATTACAGTAGCTGATTCAACTGCTTCTGATTGGATTATGCAGTATTTCAGTTCAAAATTTAGATGGTTTGGAACATAATATCAGTCGGATGTTTGCTATACATAACTCATCGAGCATTTAGAAAAATAAGGGCATCTCCTAAGTTTTGGAACGGGGTAACTGGATAATAGGATAAGTACTTTATTTCCCTGCAGTCAGACTATCTGATTTAACATATGAGCAACTGTGTGAACAAATATAATAATGTTGCCAGGTACTCAGATGTGGGACACATGCATACTAATTGCAACATGAATACATCTTTCAAGCTGTTTAAATAATTCCTTCAGTCCTTGCCACAAAATAAATCCTCCACCTAAATACTGAAACCAACAAAAGAGAAATGCAAGCAGAAAATGAAATGAACTTACTGCAAATTTTAAGCACATGGTTTGATTCCCTCGAAAGCTCAATCACAGACCCCTTTGGTAATTTGTATTCATCCTTGAAAAGTGCAACAAAGCTGCGGAAGAACAAGGTATAAATTTGATGTACATACTTATGAATTTCAGTATATGATAATAATAATAGAAGTAATATAATAGCATCATTTCCCTAAAGAGCTCCTTAATTTCTCAGCTAGTAACTCTTCATAGTTTTGAATGGTTTACTATTAGCATCTAGCATCCTGTCATTCTCAGTTCCCACTAGCTTATTAGGTCCCAATGACAGAGGCTAGGGACAAGTATCCACATTCTTGCAATCATATCTATTAATCATATTGTTCTAAAAGAATATCGTGAGAAACATGAAAAGTCCATTTGCAATAGAAGAATCACAATTAGCCAACAAATACTCCCTCTTGTTCCAAGCATAAGTTGTTTAGGACATCGACATAGTCTCCAATATGGCACTAGGATTTGCAACTTATGTAAAAGTATACTATTTTAAATAGGGGGAGTTATATACCATGAAAGCCTATGACGAATCTAGTAACAGTAACCATGTGTTGTCAAATTACGTCACTTTCTATACACTGATGGCTCAAGTTAAAGAGGTCGGACCCAATTAAAATCCTAAAATGACCCACATTTGGAATTGGAGAAAGTAATTAACAAGCTTGCACAATGCACATGGCATATAAATATAAGGTTCATGTTTGTATTGGATGATGCGATAGGAATTTGGAGGAATGTACGTGCTCCTACAAGATTTACTGTGCTCCACTCCAAACAACCCATTCAAGATCTGTGGAGATGGATATGATGTGAGTTCAGTTTTATCAATCAATATGAAGCTGAATGCGTTATGTGTGGTCCGTTTCTTCAATTAAGCCATAACGAAAGGTTGGAAATCGTGACACTACACAATGTTATGGAAAGCAACATATTCAAGTTTGCGGGTTGATGAAAGCATCGCTGTAAGCTTATCAGAACAGGTCTTAAAAGAAGTTTCAGCATTTCTCCCCCAAAGCCATATAGTATAACCAAAAGAGACCTGAAATACAATTACCTCTGAAGCAACTCTTTGGTGTCTTGTCCACCGAACTTCTGAAACCTACTTCCCACACTCTTCTCAAATGCGCTGCGAACCGAGCGAATACTCAGCCTCCCATAAACAATCTGCAGCCTGACCGTCATCCGTATGTCACGCTCTAGCGTATCGTTGATCAACTCAGCATTTTCCTCCAGTTCCGAGGCGGAGAACTTACTGTACTTCTCCTTCAGCTGCTGTTTCAAATCGTTGCCATCCGCATACACGCCTACATAAAGCGACATTTCAAAATCTCCTCTTTATAGCGCTTTTCTGACGATGGAGAGATCCAATATGTCGTTTTTAGCGGAAATACAGAATACCGAATGCGTAGACGTCGATGGACTTGAGCCCGAGGACGCTGGTCTTCCGGAGGCCTACGCCGAGTAGGCGGCGCCCAGCGGCGGCCTCGGTGGGGAATGTCGCGCCGGTCCGGGGTTCGACGGAGCCGGGGGCCGCCCCGTCGGCCAGGGAGAGGGAGGCCCAAAGAGGGGCAGGGTGCGGACTTGGGCGGCCTGCGGACTTGGCCGTGAGGGTCAAGCTGGTCGCTGCTGCAGCTGCGGCCGCGGCCGCAGCGGCGACCGTGGTGGCGATGGCGACGCCGTTGGGGGCTTGGGTTGGCGGGAGGCGGGGGATGGCAGCAGTGGGGAAGCGGAGGGAGACCATGGCCGCGGGCCGCAGCGACGAGaggcgaagaggaggtggtgaacTTGAGGTGCGTCCGTGCGGGGGGCGGAGGACTCGATGTGGGAGAGCGGCGCGGGTGGCGCGCGGCGGCAGTGGCGAGGTGATCCCATTCATTTCTTTGTTACGTTTTGTTAAGTTGCAGCCAGGATTTTGCTAAGAGCAACTCTGACCAAACTCAATCCACTACTTCTCTGAGCACTTCGACCAATCTCTTAAAATTGGTTAATTGAATTGAAGCCATTAAAAAAACCGCACATTCCAGAAATGCCATTACTTTTCATCTATTTTAAATCGTGCCATTACAATTTCTTGTATAACGGAGAAATGTCAGTTTCTACGCTTAACGTGACCAGTGGCCCCACCTGCATGCATACGTAGACATACCCTAAATCCATATGGTCCATTATGCCCCTGCCTTCCGCATTAGACGCCGCACCGCTGACTGGATTGAGatcctctttggcagggctcatgcaggggcttcagctccggctcctgcaggaGCTTGTGCCAAACGCCTATTTTGGAAAGGGTTCTGCGTGGCGAGCCGatcaagagccggagccattttttgcctgcgcaggagaagcctaaaaaacgagcttcgcgcggctccttactgtgggttcacgtcgtctagtgcgaaagagccgttttgccaaatattttccagaacggcttcagctcctccagaggagctagagccggagccattttcaaaggagccagagccctgccaaacaggccctgagTTGCCGCCGCTCATTTCCTCCATCTCGTCTCCTCTGTCCAGGAACCCTAACcctacggcggcggcgacgacggagAGTGGCGACTGCGACGACTCTTGGTGGGCACGGTGGAGGGGATTATGGCGACCACCTAGATCCGCAGCTATGGAAGGTTGAGCAGATGGCTGGGGGTTCTCTTAGCACCAATCCTGGCTGCTAACTCTATGACAGAGGATGGCATGTCTAGGTATTCCTCTGAAACTCCATCTCTCTAACACCAGGACGAAGATTAGTTTGTGGTTAATTGTTGTATTTAGCTTTCTATGATTTGTTTTCACATTGATGCTAGGAATGATCTCTTTGCGCTAGAGATTAAAGTACAAGCTTTCAGTACAACAGACTCGCTTGGTAGAAAAGTGTATTGCAAAGGCTCTGTAATTAAGTGGGATGTGGAGATAGGATCGTTCACCCTAGAACTGTTGATGCAAAGTTTGCAGAGCGCAGTTAAATGGTCCTCTAACTAGTGTGCCACGGTGTGGTTCTTTGACAAAAAACTTGAAAGAAGATGTCAGGTTAACCAGTGAGATTCAGATGATAGATTTGTTTGACATGTATAAGGCTCAAATGTCTTGCCACTTTGTAGTAGGAGTGTTTGACAAATCTGTGTCTAATGCACCTGAGTTCAACCTACTAGAGCCCCTTTGTGTTATTCCACCTGATGACAGTGCACCCACTGATGCTATGCTAGATGGGGCTGCCAATGCCAATACTAATGCTTTGCCAAATATCCCCACCAATGTTACTACTTTCCTAGATAGCCCCACCAATGCTAATACTTTCCTAGATAGCAACACCAATGCTAATGTTGATGGGGCCACAAACCTTGAACTCGTCAGAGAGCCAGACTTGTTTGATAATGAGGAGTATGTTGGGGCAGATGATGAGCACTTGTATATACCAATACCACCTAGGCAGCCACCAACCACTAAAAATATTGAACCAGTTGATGAAAATTCTGATCATGTTGCTGCTGATGGAGGTGTTCCTCTTGAGGCAGAAGTTGATGATGCAGATCCCCAGGAGATTCATGTGCTTCATGATCTAGAGAACCCCAAGATTATCAAGGGACAATTGTTTCCTGATATAGTTTCATTCAGAAAGGCAGTGCAGCATTATGCTGTGACAAAAGGATTTGAGTTTGCTAAGGTGAAAACTGACCCGACCAGATTTGTTGCCAAGTGTGCAGCTAAGGGGTGCCCATGGAGAATTCATGCTTCTAGAATTTATGATAAAAAACAATACAGGTACAACATAAGACCTTTATTTTTTTTGCAAATATAATTGTTGCCTACTTCTATAATTTTTGCTTGTAGATAAAAGTGTTAAGTGTACAATATGTGACCTTTTTTTGCTTTCAGATAAAAACGTTACCTGCTGAGCACAACTGTCCTAGTACCAAGCTGAGAGAAGGCAAGATGGCCAGTCAAGGATGGTGTGCTAATAGGTTGGGAGAGTGGGTGAAGAAAAATCCAAATAAAAGAGCCAAAGATGCAAAGGATAAGCTTGAAGGAGATTATGGCATCAAACTAAAATACTCTAAGGCCTGATCAGGTATGAAGCTTGCTCTTGAACAGATTCATCGAAAGTATGAAGAAAATTTTCAATTGTTGTACAACTGGAAAGCACAGATAGAAATTAGCTCCCCTGGTAGCATTGTAGAGATAGAGGTAGAAGGGAAGGAGAAGAAGCGCTTTAAGAGAATTTTTATAGCACTGAAGCCGTGCATTGATGGTTTCTTAGCTAGATGTAGGCCATTTATAGGTGTATATGCATCTGCTCTGTGTGGTAGATATATTGGGCAGCTAACATCAGCAACTGCAGTGGACAGTCACAATTGGTTGTATCATGTGGCCTATGCTATTTTTGATTCAGAGACAGAAGACAACTGGAAGTGATTCATGGGGCAGTTGCGTACAGCTATTGGGTATCCAACTGGTTTAGTTATATGTATAGATGCCTGTAAAGGTCTTGAAAAGGCTGTGGATGCAGTTTTCCATGGGGTAGAGTATacctggccatgcagcccgaggcccAGCAGCCCGGCCTTTTGGCCCGACATGAGCACGGCCCGGCCCGCAGGCCACCAGGCTCAGGCTGGCTCGGCACGCAGCGCTAGGCCATGCCTAGGCTAGCAGTTGAGCCCGCGGGCTGGCATGGCCTGGCACGGGGTTTTGGAGGAGGCCCGGCAGCGGCCTGAGAGGGAGGCGGCCCAGCTCGCCAACAGCTCCCCCATGCCGCCACCCCAGACCCCACCTATAAAAGGCGGCCGATGCGGTGCCCCCCTCTTAGCCTCCCATCAGTCCCACACT belongs to Miscanthus floridulus cultivar M001 chromosome 4, ASM1932011v1, whole genome shotgun sequence and includes:
- the LOC136552574 gene encoding fatty-acid-binding protein 1-like; this encodes MNGITSPLPPRATRAALPHRVLRPPHGRTSSSPPPLRLSSLRPAAMVSLRFPTAAIPRLPPTQAPNGVAIATTVAAAAAAAAAAATSLTLTAKSAGRPSPHPAPLWASLSLADGAAPGSVEPRTGATFPTEAAAGRRLLGVGLRKTSVLGLKSIDVYAFGVYADGNDLKQQLKEKYSKFSASELEENAELINDTLERDIRMTVRLQIVYGRLSIRSVRSAFEKSVGSRFQKFGGQDTKELLQSFVALFKDEYKLPKGSVIELSRESNHVLKICIEGEEVGSIESKLLCQSLLDLYIGDDPFDKNAKDDIHENIASILKS